The genomic region GGCGGCGGGCCGTCACCTTGCCGATACCGTGAAACTGCCCCACTTCGAGCGTTTCGACAAAACCGGGGCCGTCGGCCGGTTTGATGACGTACAGCCCATCGGGCTTGCGGAAATCGGAAGCGAGCTTCGCCAGAAACTTGTTGTAGGAAACGCCCGCCGAAGCCGTCAGCCCGGTCCGTTCGCGGATTTTGGCTTTGATTTCCTGCGCGAGCTGGGTAGCGGAAGGCATTCCCGGAAAATTTTCGGTAACGTCCAGATAGGCTTCATCCAGCGAAAGCGGTTCGATCAGGTCGGTGTATTCTTCAAAAATCGTCCGGATCTGGCCCGATACCGCTTTGTACACCTCGAAGCGGGGCCGAACAAAAATCAGGTCCGGGCACTGGCGCAGGGCCGTCACCGAAGGCATGGCCGACCGGACGCCGAACTTCCGGGCTTCGTAGCTCGCCGCCGCCACCACGCCCCTCGCCCGCGACCCGCCCACGGCCACGGGTTTGCCCCGCAGATCGGGGTTGTCCCGTTGCTCCACAGAGGCATAAAACGCGTCCATATCGATGTGAATGATCTTGCGAACGGGCTGCACCGGCACATTTTTTTTGAAACAAAAATAACGCTTCATCGCCAATAAACGACGATTCCTGCCGACGCATCAACATACAAAGAAAAACAAAGGCACTGATTTACAATCTACTGCGTTATTCTATATCACCAATCGGTCTAATGTTTTGATTAAAAAAGTAGGTTTATCCCTGCTGATGGCAACGGTCAGACCTGTTGTTCTAGGCGCAGTTAAGTTAATTCCGGCCGCCCACACCAGCCCC from Tellurirhabdus rosea harbors:
- the dinB gene encoding DNA polymerase IV, with product MKRYFCFKKNVPVQPVRKIIHIDMDAFYASVEQRDNPDLRGKPVAVGGSRARGVVAAASYEARKFGVRSAMPSVTALRQCPDLIFVRPRFEVYKAVSGQIRTIFEEYTDLIEPLSLDEAYLDVTENFPGMPSATQLAQEIKAKIRERTGLTASAGVSYNKFLAKLASDFRKPDGLYVIKPADGPGFVETLEVGQFHGIGKVTARRLNELGIRTGLDLRAQTEDFLRTHFGKAGSYYFHIARAVDNRPVNPERIRKSVGSENTFEQDLFERDDLLTGLEPLLDDVWQYCESKRIRGRTVTLKIKYADFQQITRSRTLLSPVADRDLLGRLTAELLSQTLPVPKGVRLLGVSLSNLETLDEAEGKQLRLFF